From a region of the Marinomonas mediterranea MMB-1 genome:
- the cmr6 gene encoding type III-B CRISPR module RAMP protein Cmr6: MSSVQLVPQRLFNIYEMHLKSRTSNGLHSGLLLDKGYPASSTGVNTDKEAKARFIKSICGIKASELYTKEFNQWLRLTSKKSNSGKHTNNFEQLPLTLSNRLLIGLNGGGALETGCMINHHNGMPYIPGSSIKGAVRNFASRNLKDHESVWVQFFGNKPEDDLEDPFAGLITFHDAWWIPNSAPSENAGNFSNFPFIQDIVTTHHAEYYSKEGKSLATDFDDPIPNSLISVHGSFLFVIGGNENYLGVVKQMLEKTLKENGIGAKSTAGYGYFDEADESITKQFSILLSDTENTNTTPHSSELIREVSEIKLSKIPDIFGRNRNKTKNEKGKDYRSLCLLVCKHFGDEIANWATESGNKAKAYKELKEFLE; this comes from the coding sequence ATGAGCTCTGTTCAATTAGTTCCCCAGAGATTATTTAACATTTATGAGATGCACCTAAAAAGTAGAACAAGTAATGGCCTGCATTCGGGCTTATTATTGGATAAGGGCTACCCTGCATCCTCCACTGGTGTTAATACAGATAAGGAAGCAAAAGCCCGCTTTATTAAGAGCATATGTGGTATTAAAGCAAGCGAACTCTATACAAAGGAATTTAACCAATGGTTACGACTAACAAGTAAAAAATCGAATTCGGGTAAACACACAAACAATTTTGAACAATTACCTTTAACCCTCTCCAATCGGCTACTAATTGGGTTAAACGGAGGTGGTGCACTAGAAACAGGCTGCATGATCAATCACCACAATGGCATGCCTTATATACCTGGATCAAGCATAAAAGGCGCAGTACGAAACTTTGCAAGTCGTAACTTAAAAGACCATGAAAGCGTATGGGTACAATTTTTTGGCAATAAGCCAGAAGACGATTTAGAAGACCCTTTTGCAGGCTTGATTACCTTTCACGATGCATGGTGGATACCCAATAGTGCTCCATCAGAGAATGCTGGTAATTTCAGTAATTTTCCATTTATACAAGACATCGTTACTACACACCATGCTGAGTATTATTCTAAGGAAGGTAAGTCTCTCGCAACCGATTTTGATGATCCTATACCCAACTCTTTAATCAGCGTTCATGGCAGCTTTTTGTTTGTCATTGGAGGGAATGAAAATTACTTGGGTGTAGTGAAACAAATGCTTGAAAAAACGCTTAAAGAAAATGGCATTGGTGCAAAAAGCACTGCTGGCTATGGCTACTTTGACGAAGCTGATGAATCGATAACAAAGCAGTTTTCAATACTCTTAAGCGATACAGAAAACACGAACACAACTCCCCATTCATCTGAACTAATTCGCGAAGTTAGCGAGATCAAGTTAAGTAAAATTCCCGATATATTTGGTAGAAATAGAAATAAAACCAAAAACGAAAAAGGAAAAGACTATAGATCACTATGTCTACTAGTTTGCAAGCACTTTGGTGATGAAATAGCAAATTGGGCGACGGAGTCGGGTAATAAAGCCAAGGCCTACAAAGAACTAAAAGAGTTTTTGGAATAA
- a CDS encoding type III-B CRISPR module-associated Cmr3 family protein, with protein MHTHDQKENTYLLDPKAPLIIRSGRPFDEQAGADDARFPPPSTMAGALRAAYARANNIGFNKENTQDILSKAIKGPLPVKQSTEEDIKTLLVPKPEDAQYYYDQAGNIEIVRLSPRELDENEGWDLPRRLLPVSYHDDQEKRHGKPAKGAQWWSLKDLLEWRLHKPINYKEVHKNGWIPPADDIRTHVAINPQSFAAEDGQLFQTSGLPMWQVKKENQSAFPDEKILLAGCINGDLFPEAHSKNDTPQSLNIGGERRLAEILTEDQLWPQPDEQILRDILEGEALSLTLLTPAIFKDGWLPCQQDENGHFIYRPPNTNTLELELVSAAIGRWTAQSGWDLAKHQPKPSRKLVPAGAVYWFRVREGNKHDLEQLWFSNISTKEQDRKDGFGLVLPHSTTLSASGAK; from the coding sequence ATGCACACTCACGATCAAAAAGAAAACACCTACCTACTGGATCCGAAAGCGCCGTTAATTATTCGCTCTGGCAGGCCTTTTGACGAACAAGCAGGCGCTGACGATGCACGCTTTCCGCCGCCCTCTACCATGGCGGGCGCTCTGCGAGCCGCTTACGCACGTGCAAACAACATCGGCTTTAATAAAGAAAACACGCAAGACATCTTGTCTAAAGCAATTAAAGGCCCTCTTCCTGTTAAGCAAAGCACCGAAGAAGATATAAAGACATTGCTTGTGCCAAAGCCCGAAGATGCGCAATATTATTATGATCAGGCAGGAAACATCGAAATCGTCCGTCTTTCCCCAAGAGAGCTGGATGAAAACGAAGGTTGGGATCTCCCACGCCGCTTACTTCCAGTTTCTTATCATGACGATCAAGAAAAACGACATGGAAAGCCCGCGAAAGGCGCACAATGGTGGTCACTAAAAGACTTATTGGAGTGGAGGCTGCATAAGCCAATTAACTACAAAGAAGTACACAAGAATGGCTGGATTCCGCCAGCCGACGACATTCGCACCCACGTCGCCATTAATCCTCAAAGCTTTGCCGCAGAAGACGGGCAGCTATTCCAAACATCTGGCTTACCGATGTGGCAAGTAAAAAAAGAGAATCAGTCAGCTTTTCCAGACGAGAAGATCTTGCTTGCAGGGTGTATTAATGGTGACTTGTTTCCCGAAGCCCACTCTAAAAATGACACACCGCAATCATTAAATATTGGTGGAGAGCGGCGGTTAGCTGAAATCCTCACTGAAGATCAACTCTGGCCGCAGCCAGACGAACAAATCCTACGAGACATCCTCGAAGGGGAAGCTCTCTCTCTTACCCTGCTAACACCTGCCATTTTTAAAGACGGTTGGCTTCCTTGCCAACAAGACGAAAATGGCCATTTTATTTATCGTCCACCAAACACCAACACCCTAGAACTGGAACTTGTCAGTGCTGCCATTGGCCGCTGGACAGCACAGTCAGGCTGGGATCTTGCAAAGCATCAACCTAAACCTTCTCGTAAATTGGTTCCCGCAGGCGCCGTATATTGGTTTCGAGTAAGAGAAGGCAATAAGCATGATTTAGAACAACTTTGGTTTAGCAATATCAGCACCAAAGAACAAGATAGAAAAGACGGCTTCGGCCTTGTTTTACCGCATTCGACAACCCTTTCTGCATCTGGAGCAAAATAA
- the cas10 gene encoding type III-B CRISPR-associated protein Cas10/Cmr2 produces MNTYLITIAIGPVQSLIEAARRTRDLWTGSWVLSECAKAAAKSLHDNQANLPNTGSSCLIFPSPESPETELLPSDFNDQYANISNVIRAEIQAEETDDIKVIAEQAKQAAKNRLTAIAESALNSAKGLPIRRDLWHNQIEHILEMFAVWVKVEDNQYQTASKKLNALLLARKASRHFENPEISEEHGSLLKSSLDGASESVVALEEKDKTTSEESNSIVSFKSGSIKRYKRKLGLANKEVLDALGVIKRLSGKAEQFTPYPRICADDWLNTLSNDQQESLSLHFDKLKNATDSDYGDACLVTDVKGNNNAYSDFPFDGELLYDFRLQNALQNTERDKSLSTSEQRVLGELQNSLRSINSNPVPYGVILKADGDNMGELFSQAQSATQSRAISQALHKFASSVRQLVQKHQGHAIYAGGDDVLAMLPLDQAIPCAEGLIDEFSNCMSSIIQEHHLDITKVPSLSVGLAIGHFMQPLGHLRARAVRAEKLAKGDHLPSDKKRNALSICLGLRSGPEVSWRCRWDDEETINALKTVMNAYSGNAQELSSRTGFAIRSVALQFAWSKTSSEIISPIQQAELKRLLDNLNKKGGEHKISKEMIALLTQQAEHIGLEALADLLIIARWLSAKAMSDLGAME; encoded by the coding sequence ATGAACACCTACCTAATCACCATCGCCATTGGTCCTGTTCAAAGTTTAATTGAAGCAGCACGCCGGACTCGCGATTTATGGACAGGCTCATGGGTACTGTCTGAGTGCGCAAAAGCCGCAGCCAAAAGCTTACATGACAACCAAGCTAACTTACCTAATACTGGCTCTTCTTGCTTGATTTTTCCAAGCCCTGAATCACCAGAGACAGAGTTACTACCGTCTGACTTTAATGATCAATACGCCAATATTTCAAATGTAATACGTGCTGAAATACAAGCAGAAGAGACGGATGATATAAAAGTCATTGCCGAACAAGCAAAACAAGCCGCTAAAAATCGACTTACAGCGATAGCAGAAAGCGCGCTAAATTCAGCAAAAGGGTTACCGATTCGTCGTGACCTTTGGCATAACCAGATTGAACATATCCTCGAAATGTTCGCTGTCTGGGTCAAAGTAGAAGACAACCAATATCAAACGGCGTCTAAAAAGCTCAATGCGCTGCTACTGGCACGTAAAGCAAGTCGCCACTTTGAGAATCCAGAGATTTCAGAAGAGCATGGTTCACTGCTTAAATCGTCTCTAGACGGAGCATCAGAATCCGTAGTCGCTTTAGAAGAGAAGGACAAAACAACTTCTGAAGAGAGCAATAGCATTGTCAGTTTTAAAAGCGGATCAATCAAACGCTACAAACGTAAGCTGGGGCTAGCGAATAAAGAAGTGCTCGATGCGTTAGGGGTCATTAAACGACTGTCTGGAAAAGCCGAGCAATTTACACCTTACCCCAGAATTTGTGCGGATGATTGGCTAAATACCCTATCAAACGACCAACAGGAAAGCCTCTCGTTACACTTTGACAAGCTTAAAAATGCTACGGATTCCGATTACGGCGATGCTTGCCTAGTTACGGATGTAAAAGGTAACAACAATGCGTATAGCGACTTTCCATTTGACGGCGAGCTTTTGTACGACTTTCGATTGCAAAACGCGCTACAAAATACAGAAAGAGACAAAAGCCTAAGCACATCAGAGCAACGTGTGTTAGGCGAGCTGCAAAATAGCCTTCGTAGCATTAACAGTAACCCAGTACCCTATGGCGTTATTCTAAAAGCCGATGGCGATAACATGGGAGAACTCTTCTCCCAAGCTCAATCCGCGACACAATCAAGAGCCATTTCTCAGGCACTGCATAAATTTGCCAGCAGCGTCAGGCAATTAGTACAAAAACATCAAGGTCATGCCATTTACGCAGGTGGCGACGATGTACTGGCAATGCTCCCCCTAGACCAAGCAATTCCCTGTGCAGAAGGCCTTATAGACGAGTTTAGCAATTGCATGTCAAGCATAATACAAGAGCATCACCTAGACATTACAAAAGTACCTTCGCTGTCCGTCGGGTTAGCAATCGGCCACTTTATGCAACCTCTCGGCCACCTACGAGCACGAGCCGTACGGGCAGAAAAACTCGCCAAAGGTGACCACCTTCCTTCAGACAAGAAGCGAAACGCGCTTAGTATTTGCCTTGGTCTACGGTCAGGGCCTGAAGTGAGCTGGCGTTGCAGATGGGACGACGAAGAAACAATAAACGCCTTGAAGACAGTTATGAACGCCTACAGCGGAAACGCTCAGGAACTTTCCAGTCGAACAGGTTTCGCTATTCGTTCTGTGGCGTTGCAATTTGCTTGGTCTAAAACATCGTCTGAGATCATCTCCCCCATTCAACAAGCGGAACTGAAACGCTTACTCGACAACCTGAACAAAAAAGGTGGAGAACACAAAATCTCCAAAGAGATGATCGCACTCTTGACCCAACAAGCTGAGCATATCGGCCTAGAAGCCCTCGCGGACCTGCTCATTATTGCCCGCTGGCTCTCCGCGAAAGCTATGTCTGATTTAGGAGCAATGGAATAA
- the cmr5 gene encoding type III-B CRISPR module-associated protein Cmr5, with translation MISVRQHKIAEAAYDCVNKRIEEGIDQKKYAALANKLPNLILQNGLAQATGFLMAKNESTNEHKKLLNDLAFVVNSGHLENQNTPNSDNGKELHQQIIQSDMTKFMQLTQQSLDASGALRRYVQGLMDTNKKDDDSQEETL, from the coding sequence ATGATCTCTGTTCGACAACATAAAATCGCAGAAGCGGCCTACGATTGCGTGAACAAACGCATAGAAGAAGGCATCGACCAAAAAAAGTACGCTGCACTAGCAAATAAACTTCCAAACTTAATCTTACAGAATGGCCTCGCACAAGCAACGGGCTTTCTAATGGCTAAAAACGAATCGACAAATGAACATAAAAAATTATTAAACGACCTCGCCTTCGTGGTTAATAGCGGCCACCTAGAAAACCAGAATACGCCAAACTCAGACAACGGCAAAGAGCTGCACCAGCAAATCATTCAGTCTGATATGACAAAATTCATGCAGTTAACTCAACAATCCCTCGATGCCAGTGGAGCACTTCGTCGCTATGTTCAAGGTTTAATGGACACAAACAAAAAGGATGATGATTCGCAGGAGGAAACCTTATGA
- a CDS encoding DUF6602 domain-containing protein, whose amino-acid sequence MNNAKTKSDTDGEQYLKDSFQREQELLESKLLFANQNITHNGERGEVNEKHFIEYLRSHLPKRYSVDSAIVVDSNGKTSNQIDIVVYDNQYTPTLFAQQDFCYVPAEAVYAVIEVKPEVNRDYIEYAQKQAYSVEALERTSIEITHAGGVYKPKPLFKIITGLIALKTGWQEGLASNSFKDAIQMPYTNQTRLDFVTSLQGGHFDCFEKGNEHYSQQNHLTFFLFRLLSQLQSLGTVPAVDWNKYANVLTEQSKPD is encoded by the coding sequence ATGAACAACGCCAAAACTAAATCCGATACAGATGGCGAGCAGTATCTAAAAGACAGCTTTCAACGCGAACAAGAGTTGCTCGAAAGTAAACTCTTGTTCGCAAACCAAAACATTACCCATAATGGTGAACGAGGTGAGGTTAACGAAAAGCACTTTATCGAATATCTACGTTCGCACCTACCAAAGCGCTATTCCGTTGATTCGGCCATAGTAGTCGATTCCAATGGAAAAACCAGCAATCAGATTGACATTGTTGTCTACGACAATCAGTACACCCCAACACTCTTTGCACAACAAGATTTTTGCTACGTACCCGCAGAAGCGGTTTATGCCGTTATAGAAGTAAAGCCTGAAGTAAATAGAGACTATATCGAATACGCACAAAAACAAGCCTATTCAGTTGAAGCGCTAGAACGCACAAGTATAGAGATCACTCATGCTGGTGGAGTGTATAAACCTAAACCACTTTTCAAAATAATCACTGGGCTTATAGCCTTAAAAACAGGCTGGCAAGAAGGCTTAGCGAGCAACAGTTTCAAAGACGCTATTCAAATGCCATATACTAATCAAACAAGGCTTGATTTTGTCACGTCATTACAAGGCGGCCATTTTGATTGCTTCGAAAAGGGAAACGAACACTACAGCCAGCAGAATCATCTCACCTTTTTCTTATTTAGATTGCTAAGTCAACTACAGTCACTGGGCACTGTCCCAGCCGTAGACTGGAACAAGTACGCAAACGTTTTAACAGAACAGTCTAAACCAGATTAA
- the cmr4 gene encoding type III-B CRISPR module RAMP protein Cmr4 has translation MDLNIYHLHTHSALHCGTGQSAGIVDLPIARDKATHLPIVPGSSLRGVLRDKIRANEKDIEKALFGPRDIQSSEQSFAGALSLGDANLLVLPIRSLNGIVAYATCPFVLRNYANDTKISVKETPLPQPSAQQALVSNENVNVIQHDNHTELLVLEDLDISAEKDEKVQAWAKKIAEAVYSEQSDLKDEFINRFVVLSDNVFSYLSTTATELRTRIRITEKTGVVKEGALWSEENLPANAILWGVYSLSDSRDKKQELTAPELKEKLSASYTLQMGGNAGIGRGLVSLFTKKEEKETGGQE, from the coding sequence ATGGACTTAAATATCTACCACCTGCATACACACTCTGCCCTTCACTGTGGAACAGGCCAATCCGCTGGTATTGTCGATTTACCCATAGCCAGAGACAAAGCAACTCATTTACCCATCGTCCCAGGCTCCTCACTACGAGGTGTTTTAAGAGACAAAATACGAGCCAATGAGAAAGACATCGAAAAAGCACTATTTGGCCCGAGAGACATTCAGTCGAGTGAGCAAAGTTTCGCGGGTGCGCTGTCACTCGGCGACGCCAACCTACTTGTTCTACCCATTCGCTCCTTAAATGGCATTGTCGCCTATGCGACCTGCCCATTTGTTTTACGAAATTATGCGAACGACACAAAAATATCAGTAAAAGAAACTCCTCTTCCACAACCGAGCGCCCAACAAGCTCTTGTAAGCAATGAAAATGTGAATGTTATTCAGCATGACAATCATACGGAGCTGCTTGTCTTGGAAGATTTAGACATCTCCGCTGAAAAAGACGAAAAGGTTCAAGCATGGGCAAAGAAAATTGCAGAAGCCGTCTATTCAGAACAAAGCGACTTAAAAGATGAGTTCATTAACCGTTTTGTTGTCCTAAGCGACAACGTATTTAGCTATCTCAGCACCACGGCAACGGAGTTGCGCACGCGCATCCGCATCACCGAAAAAACAGGTGTTGTAAAAGAGGGAGCTCTTTGGAGTGAAGAAAACTTACCTGCTAATGCCATTTTGTGGGGGGTATACAGCCTAAGTGATTCCCGTGATAAAAAACAGGAACTCACCGCACCGGAACTAAAAGAAAAGCTCAGCGCATCCTATACACTGCAAATGGGTGGCAACGCTGGCATTGGCCGTGGCCTTGTCAGCCTTTTCACTAAAAAAGAAGAAAAAGAAACAGGAGGTCAAGAATGA
- the cas1 gene encoding CRISPR-associated endonuclease Cas1, which produces MLNSPLIDAVLPLRSVVITLRWLSPSKTGFLHHAGLHAWVRFLAGSPEQFSDFIVVEPIENGHISYQAGDGYRFRITVLNGGESLLDTLFSSLKRLPESAANHPDIAGAFSDNLVLEKIEDTFEHHQVTQIEDLSVFDINALMLETAVWSRQRRFKVAFNTPARLVKPKPEDGTELKGQNRYCRDKSDLNWQLFTHRLTDTFINLFQSRTGERLQRQNWPEAQLHAGLAVWLNNSYTNKKEKKVKDASGMLAQMQIEIDDDFPADLLALLVLGQYIGMGQNRAFGMGQYQLQDAYGYCSYPRPQAAKSLLEKSLSDASLHQACQTMYPRQANFDSSDTDEEHHDAIDELLTKLYVSRERIFKREFTPSQLHSVEIEKPEGGTRLLSVPNWHDRTLQKAVTECLGNTLEHIWMKHSYGYRKGHSRLQARDQINQYIQQGYEWVLESDIESFFDSVNWLNLEQRLKLLLPNEPLVPLLMQWVSAAKQTEDEQTLARHNGLPQGAPISPILANLLLDDLDQDMIAKGHQIVRYADDFVLLFKSKAAAESALDDIITALKEHHLAINLEKTRIVEASQGFRYLGYLFVDGYAIETKREYRKEHAQLDKQLNASSLENEPSLQQEPAVQNEQSTLIGEREKLGTLLIIAGDIAMLSSEKQRLIVEQYDELHTYPWATLSSVLLVGPHHITTPALKSAMFHNVPVHFASQYGRYQGVSAGAAPSVFGADFWLLQAQYLQQETNALNISQVLIQARIEGIRAVISRREKDAPELNKIQRLDEKRLRAETLDQLRGYEGQASKQLWAFFQRILEEDWGFTGRNRRPPKDPINALLSLGYTYLYSLVDSVNRTVGLYPWQGALHQRHGYHHTLASDLMEPWRYLVEHVVLTLINRHQIHKDDFVIKENGCEMSSGARKTLLKELLVQLTKVPKGGNSLLTEMSNQSYRLALSCKMQQRFIAWSPKR; this is translated from the coding sequence ATGCTGAATTCCCCTCTTATAGACGCCGTTTTGCCTTTACGCAGTGTGGTCATCACACTGCGTTGGCTGTCGCCAAGCAAAACGGGCTTTTTGCATCATGCGGGTTTGCACGCTTGGGTACGCTTTCTCGCTGGCAGTCCAGAACAGTTTAGCGACTTTATCGTCGTCGAACCTATAGAAAACGGCCACATTAGTTACCAAGCAGGAGACGGTTACAGGTTTCGAATTACCGTGTTAAACGGTGGTGAAAGCCTGCTCGATACGCTCTTCTCTTCGTTAAAACGGCTCCCAGAAAGCGCCGCTAATCACCCAGACATAGCGGGCGCTTTCTCGGACAACCTCGTCTTAGAAAAAATCGAAGATACATTTGAGCACCATCAAGTCACACAAATAGAAGACCTAAGCGTGTTTGATATTAATGCGCTAATGCTCGAAACCGCGGTTTGGTCACGTCAACGACGGTTCAAAGTGGCCTTCAACACCCCAGCGAGGCTCGTCAAACCCAAGCCAGAAGATGGCACAGAGCTAAAAGGCCAAAACCGTTACTGCCGTGATAAATCCGACTTAAACTGGCAGCTCTTTACGCATCGCCTCACCGATACCTTTATTAACCTCTTTCAAAGCCGAACTGGCGAGCGTTTACAAAGGCAAAACTGGCCCGAAGCGCAACTCCACGCAGGGTTAGCGGTTTGGCTAAACAACAGTTACACCAATAAAAAAGAGAAAAAAGTCAAAGACGCCAGCGGCATGTTGGCGCAAATGCAAATCGAGATTGATGACGACTTCCCTGCCGATTTACTCGCGCTTCTTGTTCTGGGTCAATACATCGGCATGGGCCAAAATCGCGCATTCGGTATGGGGCAATATCAACTGCAAGATGCTTATGGTTACTGCAGCTACCCTCGCCCTCAAGCGGCCAAAAGTCTGCTCGAAAAAAGTCTATCTGATGCAAGCTTACACCAAGCCTGCCAAACCATGTACCCAAGACAAGCTAACTTTGACTCGTCGGACACCGACGAAGAGCATCACGACGCCATCGACGAGCTGCTTACCAAACTCTATGTAAGCCGCGAACGTATTTTCAAACGAGAGTTTACTCCAAGCCAGTTACACTCTGTCGAAATCGAAAAGCCAGAAGGCGGAACACGACTGCTGTCGGTTCCCAATTGGCACGACCGCACCTTACAAAAAGCGGTAACAGAATGCCTTGGCAACACCCTAGAACACATATGGATGAAGCACAGCTATGGCTACCGAAAGGGACACTCTCGCCTACAGGCCCGAGACCAAATCAACCAATACATTCAGCAAGGCTACGAATGGGTACTCGAAAGCGACATAGAAAGCTTCTTCGACAGTGTCAATTGGCTGAACCTAGAACAACGACTGAAACTACTATTGCCTAATGAACCGTTAGTCCCCTTACTCATGCAATGGGTCAGTGCAGCGAAACAAACCGAAGATGAGCAAACGCTTGCGCGCCATAACGGCCTGCCACAAGGCGCGCCGATCAGTCCGATACTGGCTAACCTATTACTTGATGACCTCGACCAAGATATGATCGCCAAAGGGCATCAAATCGTCCGCTACGCTGATGATTTTGTCTTACTTTTTAAATCAAAAGCGGCGGCAGAAAGCGCACTCGACGACATAATAACAGCCCTTAAAGAGCATCATCTCGCTATCAACCTTGAAAAAACGCGTATTGTCGAAGCGTCTCAAGGGTTCCGCTATTTAGGCTACTTATTTGTCGATGGCTACGCGATCGAAACCAAACGCGAATACCGCAAAGAGCACGCTCAACTCGACAAACAGCTGAACGCCTCTTCGCTCGAAAACGAGCCCTCTCTACAACAGGAACCTGCTGTACAAAACGAACAAAGCACGCTTATTGGAGAGCGCGAAAAGCTAGGCACATTGCTCATCATAGCAGGGGACATTGCGATGCTAAGCAGTGAAAAACAACGCCTAATAGTCGAACAATACGACGAGCTGCATACTTACCCTTGGGCCACGTTGAGTTCCGTGTTGCTTGTAGGCCCGCACCACATCACCACCCCCGCTCTAAAATCGGCTATGTTCCACAATGTACCCGTACACTTTGCTAGCCAATATGGCCGCTACCAAGGGGTTTCCGCAGGTGCTGCGCCCAGTGTGTTTGGCGCCGATTTTTGGTTACTTCAAGCTCAATACTTACAACAAGAAACAAACGCACTCAACATTAGCCAAGTGCTAATACAAGCCAGAATAGAGGGTATAAGAGCCGTCATAAGCCGTAGAGAAAAAGATGCCCCTGAGCTGAACAAAATTCAACGCTTGGACGAAAAACGCTTACGGGCAGAAACATTAGATCAATTACGAGGCTATGAAGGCCAAGCCAGCAAACAACTGTGGGCATTCTTCCAGCGTATACTCGAAGAAGATTGGGGCTTTACAGGGCGTAATAGACGCCCTCCCAAAGACCCGATCAACGCCCTACTTTCATTAGGCTACACCTATCTATACAGCTTAGTAGACAGTGTCAATAGAACGGTTGGACTCTACCCTTGGCAAGGCGCACTGCACCAGCGTCATGGTTACCATCACACCCTAGCTTCTGACCTAATGGAACCTTGGCGTTACCTTGTCGAACACGTCGTCTTAACCCTAATAAATCGTCACCAAATACATAAGGATGACTTTGTCATCAAAGAAAATGGTTGCGAAATGAGCAGTGGCGCGAGAAAAACACTTCTAAAAGAACTCTTGGTTCAACTGACTAAAGTGCCTAAGGGAGGAAACAGTCTGCTCACCGAAATGAGCAACCAATCTTACCGTTTAGCCCTAAGCTGCAAAATGCAACAACGCTTTATCGCTTGGAGCCCTAAAAGATGA
- the cas2 gene encoding CRISPR-associated endonuclease Cas2: protein MRIYLACFDIEDDKKRRKLSNLLLEYGDRVQYSVFEISLKDENELHKLRKKCSKYTEEADSLRFYWLNKESRKHSQDVWGNPIAVFPAAVLL, encoded by the coding sequence ATGAGAATATACCTTGCCTGTTTCGACATCGAAGACGATAAAAAACGCCGTAAGCTCTCAAATTTACTCTTAGAATATGGCGATCGAGTCCAGTACTCGGTATTCGAAATCAGCCTAAAAGATGAAAACGAGCTGCATAAGCTGCGTAAAAAATGCAGCAAATACACAGAAGAAGCAGATAGCCTGCGCTTCTATTGGTTAAACAAAGAATCCAGAAAACACAGCCAAGACGTTTGGGGAAACCCCATTGCGGTGTTCCCCGCCGCCGTCCTGTTATGA